Part of the Solanum pennellii chromosome 10, SPENNV200 genome is shown below.
AGTGAGGATTGAAATGATGATAGTTTGAAATTGTAAGAAGGAAGCATGGGTTAGTGTAATCATTTGAACAACTGTTTATTATCATTCTTCTttaaccttttttttgtttctgtttgAAACTTTGGGAAATTTTTTGATCTCCCAacaatttttctttctaaatgAGATTAAGGCGTAGCCAATGCATTCTTTCTTGTGCCTCCTACTACAAAGTAAGCTTCTTTTATCCTCATTCTAGTTCATCTTCTTGGAATCCTTGTATTTCGTTCGACGTTTGGGTATTTAGTAGCTTGGCTTAGTGCAAGTATAGTTGAACGGAATAGGTCGAATTGAGCAAAATGGATGTTGATGATTTGGGGTTTGAGGATTCCAACTAGTTTTGGATTGAGGTGTACTAGTTTTTATTATCGAATGCAAGTGTAGTTGAACACAACAGGTTGATGAGAATGAATGATAGGCTTTATCAGTTCACACTGCCATTCTTGAATCCCATTGGCAGTGTGAGTTGTTTTAATTATCTTAGGAAAGATTTGATCTTGATATTTATAAtgtttcctctttcttcttgttcttttcTTGGCATCATTTCAGTTTTCTGAAAGTTTGGTTGTTTATAGTTTGGTTTAGTGCAAACATTACATAGTGGAGTGAAACGGGTCAAATTGAACGAAATGGATGATGATTTGTATTTGCGTACCCCAACTAGTTTGGGATTGAGGTCTAGTAGTTTTCGTTAATGAATGTAAAGCATAGTTGATAGGACTGAATTATAGGTTTCATCAGTTCACTCTGCTATTCTTGAATCCTTTGGCCATGTGGAATGGAAGTATAGGTTTCATCAGGCAAGATTTGATCTTGAAGTCCTAATGATTACTCCTGTGCTTAAAAAAACTTACTTTGACTGTGGAACAACttatcattctattagattgtACTATAAGATATAGATCTTAGGTTAGATGATTGGATGATTGAATTGTCATCCCGAATTGTACGGGTTAACTTGAAGAGCATTAATTAGCAACTTTCTGCTGAAATCATAGTTTGATAGCCAAAGTAGATGATTGAATTCTGTCACATTTTTTCATTTAGTTGTGTCATTTACTTCCGTTAGCAATTTATAATAAAGCAAATGGCACTTCTATTTCAATTTTACCTCACAGAACGTATGAATTCAGGCTGATGAAGATGAAAGTAATTGGCACAGAAAGAAGCTAGATGAGGAGCCAGCATGGTCACATAATCCTCCACACGTAATTTCACAGTTTGCTCAGTGCTTTAGTGAGtgcaaattatttttctaggtTACCACGTAAAATGATTTCATTGACGGTGTCTGCATCTGTATTATCTTTACCTACTGTTTGGAAAAGTTTCTCTTAGGTAGTGCAACTGGAGTGTATTTCAATATttcaatctttctttttttttttttttttttgtgaaattcaCAGTACAACAAATATGTGATTTTGTGATGTCTGTGCTTGTATACTGCAAGTTTCGGGATGGTCCAAATAGAAATTGTTATTTGAAAAGCATAGTATATGATAGATTAGTGCATGGAGTAAACTACAACGTGAAGCATAGTGAAAAGGACTTTAATATAAACTTAAAGAAGCATCTCTTAGATTCTTTTTTGTTAGGGCTGTTGTTCCTTTTACTTAAGATGTAAAGCGAGATGTGTACATTTCCATTGTTATTTGTTCATTTCACTTATCAATTTTTGATTGCTGTAGCTAATGCTATGGTTGGACCACGAGCATGGATAGGAGGAATCTTCAACCGCTCGAGCAATAAACGACTGGGAAGCGATAAATATCTTAACTACCCTTTAACTCCTCATCAGGTAAACCAAAGAGCCATTTTGGCATTTGAGGTAATCTTACCTCTTTTTCGTGTCCCGTCTGGTTGAATCAGTTCCTTTGTTAAGTGGTTCTTTCTGTTGGTAGAAATTTGTTGAGACTgttttggaaattttattttacttgccATTGTAATTTATACCTTCTTAACATTGTGAATTTTTGcatgtatatttaatttctgCCAGGAACAAAGCTTACACGGGCTTCAAGAACGGCTAGGAGTACCTTTTGATGAAGCACGCCTAGATCATCAAGTATTTCCAAAATGCTTGTTCTGTTTTTATATCGTGCTAATTTTGGTTTAGTTACCATAAAACAATATTTATAGATAGTGAAATTGCAATTGCTACCGTTACGTAGAGGTGTTTTTTCATAAGGGACTTGGAATACTATATTTATTGATCCAAGTTATCTATCATGTTGTTTTAAAAAGATATGTAGTTGTGTACACTTCATATGAAAATCGTTTATACTAGATAGACATACTTTTCAGAATGATAAAGAATTATTACAACAAGATATTGAAACTTTATAGGAATTATGATGTTCTGATCCGGTCTGATTGGTCTTCTACTATCGGTAACAAGTATTATGCTGGAAAAATGTTTTCAGTTAACTAGTGATATTGCACTCGAAAACAGCACTAGTTCTTGAAATAAACCTGAAGTTTGCATATAGGCCATAGGCACTCTCATTAATTCAATATGCTGAAATTTATAAGAAATCACAAAAGCATTCTGTCTCTCTGATTTCATGGAAAGCATCGACATCTctattaaattacattttatctCAAGTCTTAGCGATAATATCAGTATTTTTTTATCTCATCAGAGTAGTAACTTAGTTTATAAAAGTTGAAAAGATTGTGCCTCTGCATTTTTCTTCTGGATTTTGTTTCTATCTGTACCTGCATCTCTTTCGAATTATAATCTCATTTATGTTTTTCTGGTTACAACCTGTATTTTAGAACATAACTGACTCCAATCTCCAGGAAGCTCTTCGAGATTTATGGAATGCAGCATTTCCAAATGTTAAGCTTAAAAGTTTGATCTCCGAGCAATGGAAGGATATGGGCTGGCAAGGAGCAAATCCATCAACTGACTTCAGGTCAGGTTCACCCTTTAAGATGTTAAATGTTTCGTCAAGACATGTCGATACTTTGGTCGCTTTTCATAGCAAGAAATGTGTAAAGACCTCTTGGAAGGAGGAGATGTTTATGTTTTTCAACTGTATTAATTAACATGAGTAGTGTTGCTTTTTCATCTCCAGAGAAGAAGGTATCCAACTATGCATTTGCAACGCTTGTCTAATTGCATTTCTATAACAATGAGTAGATAACTAAGAATTAGAGAGAAGTGATTGATCATCTTGTTCGCTTTTAACCAATGTAAAGTAATACTGAGATAGTGAGATATTTATGTCTCATTTGTAAAATCTTCCTGTTGCAGGGGTTGTGGATTCATTTCTCTCGAGAATTTGCTGTATTTTGCAACAAGATATCCGGTATGATTGTTTGGCTGTTCTGCAAAAAGCTTAAGCTGCTAAAACTGGTTTCTCTTTAGGTGCTCGTAGTATGATTGTCACATAATAACATAACTAATCGTGGATATTCAAAATCAAGGCTTGTTTTCATAGGTTGCTTTTCAAGCAAAGTGGATTGAGAGCAACATGGGAGTATCCATTTGCAGTTGCTGGAATTAATGTTACATTCATGTTGATTCAGATGCTCGACTTATTCTCAGGTGGATAGTGTGCTGCAAATTTGTGTAACTGCTCATTGGAATGATCTTCAAAAATCAGAAAAGCTAAACATTGAGAAATGACAATTCTACTGAAGATTCTCATAATGTTTTAagtactccctccatttcaatttgtttgtctagTTTCGACTTTGACACGatgtttaagaaagtaaagatatgtagaatatatcaaaatgtccCTAACGGACTAAAGGAGAGTAAGACTAATGGAGGGAGTAATTCGTACTTACTAAAAAATCATCTCTTATGTTGCTTGTATTCTCCAAAATGTTGTTGCACTCATATTCGGATCCTGCAAAAATGCGTTGACTTTTGAAGAATTCGACTCACAGCCaacaacatttttggagagtaCAAGCAACATAGACCATCTCCACTGCTTTCAGATATcaaaatattacattttttcttatcttatcttCTTTTCACTGCACTGATTTATGGCTGGTTTTTCTCTGAGTTTTCGTTTTCTCTACTAGTATCTAAACTACTTTTCAGCTGGAAATCATTATGATTATTCTTGGAATTTAAAAACCGTCGGTGTTTTAGCAGACATTAATACTTCTTTTTCTCTTGCAGAAAAACCAAAGTGTCTTCCAGGATTAAATTTTGTCAAGTTGATAGGAGGTAAGCCAGTCAGGTACatagaaaattaattgaagTACTTGTGAATCGCTGTTCTCTTTAGATGAACTTTGCTTTCTGGAAAAAACCCTGCAGAAGATGACGAGGCGTTTGATGTTCTATACTGTATAGCATTTGCGATGATGGATGCGCAGTGGCTGGCTATGCGTGCTTCATACATGGAGTttaatgtacacacacactctctcactctctctctctctgtctaTCTATCTCTGTATGTATGTGTGCACGCGCATCTCTCTCAGTAAGTTACACATAAGCTCTGTTGACCATACGAGGAGCATGTCACGAGCTTATGGATTAAGATCAACGCGTGTGATTTTAGAAAATGTTAATGCTGATTATTTTCTTTGTACATAGATGAAGAAAGGCATATGAAAACGAAACGAGCAGTTTGATCTGTTGTTATCTTAGATGAATTTGTAGCTTACACTCTCTTCTATGGTTTCTACTAAACGGTTTTTGTGTCTCGTTCCATCAGAACGTTTTGCAAGCGACGAGGATGCAGTTAGAGAGGGAACTATCATTAGATGATATACAAAGAATAGAAGATCTGCCAGCATTCAACCTGATATAGTAAACACACTTCTTCGTCCCCTCTATGTTGCTCGGATTCTTCAATCATGTTGACAGGTGGTGTGTGTCGGAAAGGATCTGACACTGGTACGACAACATTTTTGTAGTATCCGAGCAACATAAGTTTTAAAGAATAGTCAGTGtgttataaaatgattttagaTACATCCAATAGCCAAAACCTGAAGAGTTTTGTACAAAAGTTGATGGTTTTGGcaactcaatataaatatatatagaaaaattgtatttaactttttttcttaatttcgtTTTGTATAATATTGGATTGAGATTAGTTTAAATACAACGATACAGACATTGAAGATAAATATAGTCAATTTCAACTTACTTAATCGTTATTGAATAGACAAAAGAAGTGGTGGTTAAGTTTCTTGGGAACCTTTAGTCAATCAACTGATCTACAAAATTCTCGAACGGTTTTATAAGTTGCATTTACAAATTTAGTAACACATCCAAAAAGTCATTTGTGTGGAAAATTCTTAACAAATTAGTGATGGATCAAATACCAAATATTTTATTGGAAAATCTACAAACATAATGTCGTCATGTCATTAAAATTTAGATGATTTGACATATAGTTATAtctttttgtgtaaaaatacTTGTCATACTATAAaacttaatttattattatcaagttattaTATGAAACGATTATTgataattatctttttaaatgATCTGATAATGTAAGAAATTCTTTCATTCTCACTTATCGAACATAAATTAAATTCTAtttgaaaatgcaataacatGCCCCATGTGTAGATAGGAGTTGTTTGTTGGGAATTTGCTTAAAATTTCTCCAATTGCCATATGGTTAGTAGTTGTGCTTTTAAGATAACATGATGTTCTTTGTctccaaaaaattaaattcatccATATTgagacttttatttttaatattaaaattaaaaattcaatataataaatttgtaaaagtataattttttatttatatatatatatatatatatatatgattttattatattatatttgagtTGAGGATCTATCGAAAACAACATTTTACCtttataagaaagaaaaaaggttGGGCATTCTGCTTAGACCTCAGTTATGGGATTATATCGAATATGATATTGttgtaaaaatattatagtaGTATTATTGGTAGCTCAATTGTTAATAAATTTTGAGGCACAGTACAATTAAATGGTAAAACACTTTAATAATTAACGTGAATAATATTTGTGAATATTCACAAgtaaaagaatttaaaagagTGGGAGATGTCACTTTTAGTCCCTCAATTAAtagtaaattataattttaattcctGTAATATATGacacaattaattaaaatgtacgCTTTCGATTTCTTTACGTAGGAAATATGTTTAACTTAGactatttttaaaagtatatattctcaaatatgaaataaCAATACAAGCTTAACATAACGCATAAATACTTAAACAGTGGAAGGTTAATAATTCTGAATTTATAGTAAATATtcataaacaaaagaattaaaaatacacATTGTAGCTAACAAAAAATTGcatatatcaagaaaaataaaagcaaagatAAATGGAAGATATATAGTAAGAATTGAACTTACCGACACGAGTTATTGGACCTGTGGTAGAATGATCAAGATCGTTATATTTTAAGCTAAATTGAGGTCTCGAGTTCGGATTCGAAGctcaaacttttgaaaataaaaaaatttgtagtaAAAATATTATCGTAAAAATAAGACTTACAATAcgcaaattcaaattatttcaaactttcATACTCAACACTAGATTGATTATGAGATTTCATTTGTTAATTAGTGGCATAATTTTGCAAAGTGGACCTTTCTTATTCTCAAGAAGTCAAGGATATctaaaacattttaattaataaattggACACACAATTAAGTGCTTGATTAATACTACTTTGTAGTTTGTACATTATCCTAGGAACAAAAAATTAGGTAAAAGTCCATGATAATTAATTCCATGTACTTCCAATGGGATAATTAATGGACGCAAAAAGTCGAAACCTAACTCTTAAAGTGTTGAATGACTTCGCCGTTCCGTCGATGTGTctgctttatgttaagaatatttttgtaatttcaaaccttttgttaatatatttgttttatgtcGAGGACATGTTTGAAATATCAATGTTTATACTTCAAatggaaaatgcataagtatccCCTCAATCTAAAGTTCGAAATTCcatagacacacttatactatacaaaggtcctattaccctcctgaacttattttataagtaattttcttccccttttcggcttacgtggcactaacttgaaataaaagtcaaccagcattgCGCCTACAAGATaatgtcacgtaggccgaaaaggggtagaaaattgtaataaaataagttcagggggtaataggaccttagtatagtataagtgtgtctctgaggtttcgggcataggttgaggaggtacttgtgcattatccctactTTAGATGTGTTTTACAAATGACTTTTCGCTTTTAGTTGAGTTCTAACTTCTACATCAAAATATCGATAacatcattaaatatttatcaaataagaaTATACGACACTTTTTTTGAATTGACTACACAATAAATATGTTAtgtaaattgagaaaaaaaaatacgtAATAccacttttaatataatttgttgGGCCAAGTTTAaggatttttcttttataataattaagtttataGTTAAATATTTAGTATTATAAGTAAAACGATAGATTAAGGATCATAGGATgccaataattatttaaatttttttcttcaaattttattcttgaacTAACAACTGATTCTCTTTCGAgaagaaaattacttataattaaaatcgaacttaaaaatatatttgattgatcGAATATTCGATCGATAAATATTCAATAGCATTATCATAGCAATGTTGAATGTTCAACTTTAGTTAGAtctctttttttctcaataaaaacaaataaataaaaaagtccAACAACTGATGGCTAGAATCTATCTctcattttgaatatttttgtattttacctaaaaaagttctttttttattattattttttcaaatcatgACTTGTGTAGTGAGATAATTTAAGAATGTAAGAGAgtagataatatatattttatttttattacaataGATAAGAATTTAGTACAAGCACATAGTTTTGAAATAGTGTATATGTTTCCTCATGTCCATTTTAAACATagttttggattaaaaaaaagtaactcGATGCATTAAGTTAGCaaaaagacaattttaatatgattaatAAAGTTATTGTCAAGTGATTATAAATTACGAGTTTaagctataaaaaaaaagatattttaaagaaatacaaaataagaCAAGCTTTAAATATTGTTTAAgattctaacaaaaaaaaagagtggATACTGTTGATAAGATATTTTGgaatattgtataaattattaatatgacCAAGGTaaaatttggggaaaaaagtattaatgctttcttaattttttaaaagtgatgAGTACTTTATTTTGGACCAAATTTATTTGACtaaaatgacacttaaaaaTGGACTACAGATGGTAGTATATCTTTTCTATTCTATATAAAATCaatgatatgatgatttttttaatatatataaatatttggaTATTCGTATTGAAGTTTTCGCAgtgtaaaattaatttaaaaaattgttttctagcaaaaaaaatatatattcaagatttaaatttaaagtttttaatttatctcatttaTGATTTGATAGTTTTGTTGACAATGTGCATCTATTTTTGCCACTAGTTGTATGAGAGTAATTAAGAGGAAATAATTTCATGTGAACATAAGATAATGTCTTACAAAGattttttggtattaatttCTAAGATCTCTTATGTTAACactacaaatatatatatatatatgtatattcaaCGATAGTTAATATCATTGCATTTAAAATCGctaaaatatttaacaacatTTATAAAGAATGTTGGTTATAGATActcttatttataatatatcaaCAATTATTGATCATTTATTTGTTATAGTATCACTTTTATTGATCTCCATGTTTTTGTGTGAAGCTGAATTGATCAGACCAACAGACTTTGAATATCGAATAACTAAAGTGAAAAATGTCCTCCACCccccttctttctctctctcgtAGCAAACTTATGTCTATATTTTATTTCGATTCataatataacaataacatattgAGTAATagttttataataaaaaaataatgtgttcATAGTATTATCCCTACTTTATAAAGAAAGTATGGACAATTTAGTAGTAGTTTTTCAACTCTATAGAGTATATAACCAACAATTCTATTACTTCATTCAAGTTTGAATTGTGTATTGCAATTTGCAAAAAGGAGCCCACATTAGGTTTTAGACTTTTAGGAAGGTCAATTAAATCATCAACCAACTCATTCAATGTGAATATCGATATCGGTGTGGTCGAGTCAATCTGTGCGCACctcaattatttcattaaaatcaGTGGTATTTGTCTTTTGGGATTTTTACTAGTATCTGATTTTCTCATTGGCATCTGACTAAATTCGCATTGAAACACTCTATGACAAAGACTAGTCCATATCTATAGTCGAGACTTCTTATTAAGGATGAATTTAAACTCGACTAAATTTGAGTTTATATTGAGAAGTCCTACATTAAAGAAAAACACTTCTTAACAAAGATGACTTCATACCTAAGGCTCAAACCTAAAACTTCTGAATAAGAATGAATTGAAACACGACTAGATTCAAATTTACGTTGGAAAAGTCCTATATTGAGGAGAAATACTCCCTAACAAAGACCACTACATTCCTAAGGGTTCAACTCGAGACCACTGATTAAGCATGAAATGAAACTCAACCAAATACAAATTTATGCTTGGAAGTCCTTTCGTTGAAGGGTAAATCCTCTCTAATAAAGACGACCCCGTATATGCTGTATCTAAGGCTCAAACCGAAACTCTAATTAAGGATGAATTGAAAGTCAACTCATTTCGAATCTATGCTAGGAAGTTCTACATTGGAAGGTAAATCCTCTTAATAAATACGACTACATACCTAACGCTCGAACCTGAGACTAGTGATTAAGGATGAATGAATACTTATCACTCCGCCATCGCAACCTTTGTAGCCCAACAATGTTGAGGCATGTGTTAATAGGATTTGAACCATGATTTTTCATAGTATCATCTTTTCTAGCAATTTGTCTTCTATGCAATTAGCCAATAACTGGAGTAATAGATTAgttttttctctatatatagaTCACATATTTAGCATAACAATTTTAAAAGCACAAGAACCACTAAACAAATGAAGGGTTGCAAGAACTGCATTCAAGAGAAAGGACTTCATTGACATCTGATGATCATGTACACGAATTAGTCCACAGTAACAACGAGCCACTAGAGCTCGTCTTATGCTTGATCTCAAGTTTTATCGCTTAAAAGCTAGGCTCTTTCCTATACAAAAAGGTTGTCACAGAAGTCACAAGCTAATGATTACTGCGATCCTCGACTTAGGAAAAGGAGGGGACTGCATAAACGCTTAATGCCTTTACATAGGATGCATCGATGATTCTTAGTTCAAAGGCTGATCATGCTTTCAAGTGACAAAACAAGATTCCAAAGAGGCCAAAGTAGAAAAGGATTTCCGGTAGTCAATTCCATTGTTAGCGTGCAAAGATGATTTCATCAACCACGACGAATACTCATGTAGTTGAAGTCATGGTGCTGAACCCCCAACTGTTTTAGCCAAGAATCAGCCACGCTAAAAAGTGACATCAGCCTCTCTTGGTCCCTTCCGCTTCTATCAGAAATCCACACGTCACCCTGCATCTTGTAAGTGGCCAAACCGAAAGGTGGGAGAGAGATGTTCTCCCCTTCCTTTCTTTTCCTACTACCATTCTCCATGTCATCTTCAAGATCCATATCTGGACAAGAGATGAAGGATATGGAGTAAAGAATATTCCGAATAGACACTAGTAGAGTAAAGAATAAAGCTTGGAATTGAAAGGGAATATAAGCAATGGTGA
Proteins encoded:
- the LOC107032561 gene encoding ELMO domain-containing protein A isoform X3 translates to MVGPRAWIGGIFNRSSNKRLGSDKYLNYPLTPHQEQSLHGLQERLGVPFDEARLDHQEALRDLWNAAFPNVKLKSLISEQWKDMGWQGANPSTDFRGCGFISLENLLYFATRYPACFHRLLFKQSGLRATWEYPFAVAGINVTFMLIQMLDLFSEKPKCLPGLNFVKLIGEDDEAFDVLYCIAFAMMDAQWLAMRASYMEFNNVLQATRMQLERELSLDDIQRIEDLPAFNLI
- the LOC107032561 gene encoding uncharacterized protein LOC107032561 isoform X4 yields the protein MLLASANCKLICKNSYKLGDVLATCLVMEAKNVFLDFSIDIPLLLHHFCCLPSTVESRTWIYLNLCHKRIVESRTQISLITQKGDTLFIMYAADEDESNWHRKKLDEEPAWSHNPPHVISQFAQCFTNAMVGPRAWIGGIFNRSSNKRLGSDKYLNYPLTPHQEQSLHGLQERLGVPFDEARLDHQEALRDLWNAAFPNVKLKSLISEQWKDMGWQGANPSTDFRGCGFISLENLLYFATRYPACFHRLLFKQSGLRATWEYPFAVAGINVTFMLIQMLDLFSEKPKCLPGLNFVKLIGEDDEAFDVLYCIAFAMMDAQWLAMRASYMEFNNVLQATRMQLERELSLDDIQRIEDLPAFNLI
- the LOC107032561 gene encoding ELMO domain-containing protein A isoform X1, which codes for MRLRRSQCILSCASYYKADEDESNWHRKKLDEEPAWSHNPPHVISQFAQCFTNAMVGPRAWIGGIFNRSSNKRLGSDKYLNYPLTPHQEQSLHGLQERLGVPFDEARLDHQEALRDLWNAAFPNVKLKSLISEQWKDMGWQGANPSTDFRGCGFISLENLLYFATRYPACFHRLLFKQSGLRATWEYPFAVAGINVTFMLIQMLDLFSEKPKCLPGLNFVKLIGEDDEAFDVLYCIAFAMMDAQWLAMRASYMEFNNVLQATRMQLERELSLDDIQRIEDLPAFNLI
- the LOC107032561 gene encoding ELMO domain-containing protein A isoform X2; translation: MCFLISPLISPFFSITSAVCHQQLNQEHGFTLIYAIKANAMVGPRAWIGGIFNRSSNKRLGSDKYLNYPLTPHQEQSLHGLQERLGVPFDEARLDHQEALRDLWNAAFPNVKLKSLISEQWKDMGWQGANPSTDFRGCGFISLENLLYFATRYPACFHRLLFKQSGLRATWEYPFAVAGINVTFMLIQMLDLFSEKPKCLPGLNFVKLIGEDDEAFDVLYCIAFAMMDAQWLAMRASYMEFNNVLQATRMQLERELSLDDIQRIEDLPAFNLI